A DNA window from Pogona vitticeps strain Pit_001003342236 chromosome 2, PviZW2.1, whole genome shotgun sequence contains the following coding sequences:
- the WHR1 gene encoding winged helix repair factor 1 isoform X1 yields the protein MGRAEISRFPFGHMKRQRQLLSDTFKAKKPRLPLGLEPLEQEGPKAVESALQHLASLFPRKLFEDSLPPLILKHQIYSIVKDRTTVDRQLSQLKDEGQIRIFQHGFDADTFVVTFTENYKAKVLEFVSGKEFARTVKKFLDSVLSSCPDISYDKKRMLGEFGFTDTEITQLVNAGVLTVRDAGSWWLAVPGAGRFIKYFLKGRKAVLGMIQKAKYKEVLLSDLQNRRAPSAVKLGIPYHIHDIIGAQLVDCVPTSTGTLLRLADD from the exons ATGGGAAGAGCAGAAATCTCTCG ctttcctTTTGGCCACATGAAGCGCCAGCGTCAGCTCTTATCTGATACTTTTAAGGCGAAAAAGCCACGGCTGCCACTTGGATTGGAGCCTTTGGAACAGG AGGGCCCGAAGGCAGTTGAATCTGCACTCCAACACTTGGCATCTCTCTTCCCTCGCAAATTATTTGAGGATTCGTTGCCACCCTTGATTCTGAAACACCAGATCTACAGCATCGTCAAAGACCGCACAACGGTGGACAGGCAACTG AGCCAACTGAAGGATGAAGGCCAAATCCGGATATTCCAGCATGGCTTCGACGCAGACACTTTTGTCGTGACGTTCACGGAAAATTACAAAGCCAAG gTACTCGAGTTTGTGTCTGGGAAGGAATTTGCCAGGACAGTGAAGAAGTTCCTGGATTCTGTCCTCAGTTCTTGTCCTGACATCAGTTATGACAAGAAAAGGATGTTGGGAGAGTTTGGCTTCACCGACACAGAGATCAC GCAGCTAGTGAATGCTGGGGTGCTGACCGTCCGTGATGCTGGAAGCTGGTGGCTGGCTGTGCCTGGAGCAGGCCGCTTCATCAAATACTTCCTCAAAG GAAGGAAAGCTGTCTTGGGTATGATCCAAAAAGCCAAATACAAGGAGGTTTTGCTGTCCGACCTGCAGAATCGTCGTGCGCCCAGCGCTGTGAAACTAGGCATACCTTACCACATACATGACATCATTGGAGCCCAGCTGGTTGACTG CGTCCCGACGAGCACTGGCACTCTTCTCCGACTGGCTGATGATTAA
- the WHR1 gene encoding winged helix repair factor 1 isoform X2 produces the protein MKRQRQLLSDTFKAKKPRLPLGLEPLEQEGPKAVESALQHLASLFPRKLFEDSLPPLILKHQIYSIVKDRTTVDRQLSQLKDEGQIRIFQHGFDADTFVVTFTENYKAKVLEFVSGKEFARTVKKFLDSVLSSCPDISYDKKRMLGEFGFTDTEITQLVNAGVLTVRDAGSWWLAVPGAGRFIKYFLKGRKAVLGMIQKAKYKEVLLSDLQNRRAPSAVKLGIPYHIHDIIGAQLVDCVPTSTGTLLRLADD, from the exons ATGAAGCGCCAGCGTCAGCTCTTATCTGATACTTTTAAGGCGAAAAAGCCACGGCTGCCACTTGGATTGGAGCCTTTGGAACAGG AGGGCCCGAAGGCAGTTGAATCTGCACTCCAACACTTGGCATCTCTCTTCCCTCGCAAATTATTTGAGGATTCGTTGCCACCCTTGATTCTGAAACACCAGATCTACAGCATCGTCAAAGACCGCACAACGGTGGACAGGCAACTG AGCCAACTGAAGGATGAAGGCCAAATCCGGATATTCCAGCATGGCTTCGACGCAGACACTTTTGTCGTGACGTTCACGGAAAATTACAAAGCCAAG gTACTCGAGTTTGTGTCTGGGAAGGAATTTGCCAGGACAGTGAAGAAGTTCCTGGATTCTGTCCTCAGTTCTTGTCCTGACATCAGTTATGACAAGAAAAGGATGTTGGGAGAGTTTGGCTTCACCGACACAGAGATCAC GCAGCTAGTGAATGCTGGGGTGCTGACCGTCCGTGATGCTGGAAGCTGGTGGCTGGCTGTGCCTGGAGCAGGCCGCTTCATCAAATACTTCCTCAAAG GAAGGAAAGCTGTCTTGGGTATGATCCAAAAAGCCAAATACAAGGAGGTTTTGCTGTCCGACCTGCAGAATCGTCGTGCGCCCAGCGCTGTGAAACTAGGCATACCTTACCACATACATGACATCATTGGAGCCCAGCTGGTTGACTG CGTCCCGACGAGCACTGGCACTCTTCTCCGACTGGCTGATGATTAA